From the genome of Triticum aestivum cultivar Chinese Spring chromosome 3B, IWGSC CS RefSeq v2.1, whole genome shotgun sequence, one region includes:
- the LOC123071393 gene encoding aspartic proteinase PCS1, with protein MPPPLLVFVCLVLFVLLGAPWPSEAGARPQLFALRARQMPARALPRQPSKLRFHHNVSLTVSLAVGTPPQNVTMVLDTGSELSWLLCAPAGGRNRYNATSFRPRSSATFATVPCASAQCRSRDLPSPPACDGASSRCSVSLSYADGSSSDGALATDVFAVGSGPPLRAAFGCMASAFDSSPDGVASAGLLGMNRGALSFVSQASTRRFSYCISDRDDAGVLLLGHSDLPTFLPLNYTPLYQPALPLPYFDRVAYSVQLLGIRVGAKHLPIPASVLAPDHTGAGQTMVDSGTQFTFLLGDAYSALKAEFTRQARPLLPALDDPSFAFQEAFDTCFRVPQGRSPPVTRLPSVTLLFNGAEMAVAGDRLLYKVPGERRGGDGVWCLTFGNADMVPIMAYVIGHHHQMNVWVEYDLERGRVGLAPVRCDVASERLGLML; from the coding sequence ATGCCTCCCCCGCTGCTCGTCTTCGTTTGCCTCGTCCTGTTCGTCCTTCTTGGCGCGCCATGGCCGTCCGAGGCGGGGGCGAGGCCGCAGCTTTTCGCGCTGCGGGCGCGCCAGATGCCGGCCAGGGCGCTGCCGCGGCAGCCCAGCAAGCTGCGGTTCCACCACAACGTCAGCCTCACCgtctcgctcgccgtcggcacgcCGCCGCAGAACGTCACCATGGTGCTCGACACCGGCAGCGAGCTGTCCTGGCTGCTCTGCGCGCCGGCCGGCGGCAGGAACAGGTACAACGCGACGTCCTTTCGGCCGAGGTCCTCGGCCACCTTCGCCACCGTGCCCTGCGCCTCCGCGCAGTGCCGCTCCCGCGACCTGCCGTCGCCACCGGCCTGCGACGGGGCGTCGAGCAGGTGCAGCGTGTCGCTCTCCTACGCGGACGGCTCCTCCTCCGACGGCGCGCTCGCGACGGACGTCTTCGCCGTGGGCAGCGGGCCGCCGCTGCGCGCGGCGTTCGGCTGCATGGCATCCGCGTTCGACTCCTCCCCGGACGGCGTGGCGAGCGCCGGGCTGCTGGGCATGAACAGGGGCGCCCTCTCCTTCGTCTCGCAGGCCAGCACCCGCCGCTTCTCCTACTGCATCTCCGACCGCGACGACGCCGGCGTGCTGCTCCTCGGCCACAGCGACCTGCCCACCTTCCTGCCGCTCAACTACACGCCCCTGTACCAGCCGGCCCTGCCGCTCCCGTACTTCGACCGCGTCGCCTACTCCGTCCAGCTCCTGGGCATCCGCGTCGGCGCCAAGCACCTGCCCATCCCAGCCTCGGTGCTCGCGCCGGACCACACCGGGGCGGGGCAGACCATGGTGGACTCCGGCACGCAGTTCACCTTCCTGCTCGGCGACGCCTACTCGGCACTGAAAGCGGAGTTCACGCGACAGGCCAGGCCCCTCCTTCCGGCCCTCGACGACCCCAGCTTCGCGTTCCAGGAGGCGTTCGACACGTGCTTCCGCGTGCCCCAGGGGCGGTCTCCGCCGGTGACAAGGCTCCCGAGCGTGACGCTGCTGTTCAACGGCGCAGAGATGGCAGTGGCCGGGGACAGGCTGCTGTACAAGGTCCCGGGGGAGCGGCGCGGTGGCGACGGCGTGTGGTGCCTGACGTTCGGCAACGCGGACATGGTGCCCATCATGGCGTACGTGATCGGGCACCACCACCAGATGAACGTGTGGGTGGAGTACGACCTGGAGCGCGGCCGCGTCGGGCTCGCGCCCGTCCGCTGCGACGTGGCCAGCGAGCGCCTCGGCCTCATGCTCTGA